The following DNA comes from Streptomyces pristinaespiralis.
GTGTGGGCGTGCAAGCACCTCGACCTCTGGGCGTACCTCCGCCACCGCGGCACCGGCGACAAGCACGCCGTCAGCTCCGGGCTGGACACGCCGGAAGCCTGATCCGGCCGTCCCGGCGATCCCCGGCGGGGGACTACGACCAGGTGATGCCCGACTGCTCCCGCCACAGCCGCGCCAGACCGGTGTCACCGGTGATGGACACGGCGTCCAGGGGGAGCCGGTTCCACAGCGTCAGATAGAGGCGCTCCGCGGTGCCGCTGACCTCGCAGTCGGCGGGCCCCTCCTCCGTGCGTCCGGTGCGTGGCGGCTCCGGCGACAGCCGTACGGTCCACACGTCGCCCGTGTCCGTCGCCCTCACGCGCAGCACCCTGGGCGTCTCGGTGCGGACCCTGCTCTTGCCCCGGGCGTGGAACGCGGAGAGCAGTTCGTCGACGCCGTCCACGGCGAACTCCGGTGCGACCTCCCCCGGGTCGCCGCCGGCGGCGGACTGGGCGTCCGCGCGATGGACGGCCGTCTCGTGGGCCTGCCGCCGTGCCCAGAAGTGGAGCGGCGTCGGCGCGGGCAGGAACGACCAGCAGCTCACGTCCGGCGGGGCCTCGCTGAGTGCGCCCACCAGCAGCCCGTGGCCCTCACGGAACCATTCGAGCAGTTCGTCGCCGTCGAGATCCGGTTCGCCGGCTTCCGGGCGGTACTCGGTGCACCCTTCCGCGACGAAGACCGTTGCCCAGCGGTGCACCATCCCCGTGTGCCGGAGCAGGTGGCGCACCTGCCACGCCGGGCAGGTGGGCACGGCGGCGTCCGGCCCCGCCTCCTCGGCGGCGAGGGCCAGCAACTGTCCCTCCTGGACGAGCGACTTGATCAGGGCAGAGGTCTCCATGACGCCGATTGTGCCAGTGGACCGCCCGGCTCTCGAGAGGACGCCGTCAGACACCGCGCGGGCGGGCGGTGGCCGTTCTGTCCTTCAGCAGCCGGGTGAAGGCGCCGAGGGCGAGGGCCTGGACGAGTACCGCCAGGACCAGCGCCGGATACAGGAAGGCCGCGGACTCGGCCGACGAGTCGCCGAAGAACATTCCCGCGGCCAGGAGGCCGAAGATGGCGGGTGCGGCCAGGAAGAACAGCCACACACCCGCGAACGAGGCGTCCGCGTGCTGCGCGAACGCCGTGTCGACGGCGACGTGGACGGCCGCGACGGCGACGAGCGCCAGATACGCCTGGGCGGGCCGGTTGCCGAAGGTCAGTCGTGCGAGGGCGGTCAGGCGTGTGTGCATGGCTTCTCCCGTGGTGGTCGTCGCCCCATGCTGCGACGGCCCGGCCCGGCGGCGCCTGAGTACCGCTACTCAGCCGCACCGGGTACGGCGGCCCCCCGGGCGCCGTACGCGATGGCCGCCGCGCAGGCGGCCAGTACGGCCACCGTCGTCAGGGCCAGGGGCAGCGAGAACCAGTCGGCGAGGAAACCGATCGCGGGCGGGCCGAGCAGCATGCCGCCGTATCCGAGGGTCGAGGCGGCGGCGACACCGCCGGGGCCTGCGAGCTCACCGGCCCGTCCGACGGCCACGGGGAAGATGTTCGCCAGGCCCAGCCCCGCGACGGCGAAACCGGCGAGCGCCACCCATACCGACGTGGCGAGGGCGCCGATCAGCATGCCTGCGGCGGCGGTCGCCCCGCCGAGGACGAGCGTGCGGGTCTGGCCGAACCGTTCGAGCATCGCCGTGCCGGTGAGCCGCCCGACGGTCATGGTCAGCGCGAACAGGGAGTAGCCGGCGGCGGCGAGGCCCGGGTGGGCGTGCAGGTCCTGCTCGAGGTGCAGCGCGCTCCAGTCGGCCATCGCACCCTCTCCGTACGCAGTGCACAGCGCGATCACGCCGAAGAGCACCACGAGCCGTCGGGTGCGGCCCTCGAGGCGGCGCGGCGCGGGGGAGGCCGTCGGTGTCCCGGCCGCGGGCGCCCGGTGGCGGAGCAGTACGGGCCCGGCGGCGGCGGTGACCAGGAGCCCGATGCCGGTGAGGGCGAGCAGGTGGGTGGTGGGGGACAGGCCCCCGGCGACGAGGCCGCCGAGGCCTGCGCCGAGCATGCCGCCGAGGCTGAAGGCCGCGTGGAAGGCGGGCATGACGGGCCGTCGCATCGTCTTCACGAGGTCGACCGCGGCGCTGTTCATGGCGACGTTGATCCCGCCGTAGGCGGCGCCGAAGACGAGGAGCACCAGGCCGAGTGCGAGCGCGGAGTGGGTGAGCGGCGGCAGCGCCATGCTCAGGGACAGCAGTACGGCGGCGGCGACGGTGACCCGGTGGCTGCCGAAGCGGCGGCAGAGCCGGCCGGTGAGGGTCATCGTGACGACGGCGCCGGCCGAGACCCCGAGCAGGGCGAGGCCGAGGTCGCTCGCGGACGACCCGGTCTGCTGCTTGATCGCCGGGATACGGACGACCCAGCCGGCGAAGAGGAAGCCGTCGAGGGCGAAGAAGACGGTGAGGGCGACGCGGAGGCGGGACAGGAAGGCGGGGGCGGGGTCTCCGCCGGGTCCGCCCGGTACGACTGTCCGGGGTTTGTTTAGTAGCGGCACAAAGTGAGGATAGGGGGTACGGCCGCTTCCTTTCAAGGCGGCCGGATTCCCCGCACGGAAGCGCTCGCACCTCCGGGATCATGGGAGACTCGCCTCCATGAACGGCAAGGCGACGACCACCCGGACGAGACTCGAGAGGGGCCGAAGTGCGCTCGGCCCCGCCCTGGAGCTGGTTCACACCGGACGTGCGCCCACGCGTGCCGTGCTCACCGCCGAGCTCGGCGTCACCCGCGCCACCGCCGGTGCCGTCGCGGCGGAACTGGAAGCGCTCGGCCTGATCCGCGTCGACTCCCGGCCCGGCGCCGCCGCCGGCTCGCAGGGCCGCCCCTCCCACCGGCTGTCCGTCGACGACACCGGCCCGGTCGTCCTCGCCGCACAGGTGCACGCCGACGGCTTCCGCGCCGCGCTCGTCGGCCTCGGCGGCCGGATCGTCGCCACCGCGCCCGGCTGCGTCACCGTGCAGGCCGACCCCGCCCAGGTGCTCGGCGAGGTCGTCGACGCCGGCGCCGAACTGCTGCGCCGCAGCGGCCGGCGCTGTGTCGGCGCCGGACTCGCCGTGCCGTCCGCGGTCGCGGAGCCAGAGGGCACCGCGCTGAACCCGCTGCACCTGGCCTGGCCGGCCGGGGCCCCGGTTCGCGACATCTTCGCCGAGCGGGTGAGCGCGGCGGGTATCACGGGACCGGCCTTCACCGGCAACGACGTCAACCTCGCGGCCCTCGCCGAGCACCGGCACGGCGCCGGCCGGGGCGCACAGCACCTGCTGTGCGTCGCCACCGGCCACCGCGGCGTCGGCGGCGCGCTCGTGCTCGACGGGCGCCTGCACAGCGGCAGTTCGGGACTGGCGCTCGAGGTCGGGCACCTCACGGTGAACCCGGAGGGCCGCCCCTGCCACTGCGGCAGCCGTGGCTGCCTCGACGTCGAGACGGACCCGCTCGCCTTCCTGACCGCGGCGGGCCGCAACCCCGGCCCCGAGGTCTCCCTGCTGCAACGGGCCAGGGATCTGCTCCGCGGGGAGTACGACGACCCGTCCGTGCGCGCCGCGGCGGAGGAACTGATCGACCGGCTGGGACTGGGCCTCGCGGGCCTCGTCAACATCCTCAACCCGGACCGCATCATCCTGGGCGGCCTCCACCGGGAACTGCTCGACGCCGACCCCGACCGGCTGCGGGCCGTGGTCGCCGACCGCAGCCTGTGGGGCAGGAGCGGCGGCGTCCCCATCCTGGCCTGCACCCTCGACCACAACAGCCTCGTCGGCGCGGCGGAACTGGCGTGGCAGCCGGTCCTCGACGACCCCTTGGCCGCGCTCGCCTGACGGCAGGGTGCGAAGTCGCCCGCCGGCGCGTTCGCCTGACGGCCGGTCCGAAAGGTCCGCCGGCCCGATCGGCCGGCTCGGTCCGTCGGCGCTGCCTTCCGAAGGCGGCGCCGGGTGCCGGACGCTGAACGCCGCCCCCCCGCTGACGCCGCCCCCGCCGATGCCGCGCCGCCCGGCACGCCTCTCGGAGGGGCCGGTCGGCACCCGGCTGGCCCGGCGTCCGCCGCGTGCCTTGGGGCTGGCCGGGCCGTGTCCCCATGTGGCCGCGGACGTACGGGAGCCGGCCCGTCGACAGGGCGTGACCCGGACCCCCGGCGCACGCCTGCGCGGACCCGGCGCGCCGGAGGCGCCCCGTGCCCGTCCGGTGCCTCGGGAGCGCCGGGCGAGCGCGGACCGGCCACCCGTCCGGAGGCACCGTGGCCGGGTCGCCGGTGCTTTCGGGTAGGCCACGACATGTGAGCTACGACCCCGCCCGCCCGCACCGTCTGATGCGCCTGTGGCGCAAGCTGGCCGAGTCGCCGCTCGGGGTCGGCTGGAGCCGCGGCCGCCGGCTCGAACTGATGCACCGGGCCATGGGCTTCGCCGCGCTCGGCTTCCTGACGCTCGTGCCGCTGCTGATCGTCGTCGCGGCCACCGACCCGGCGAGCGGCCAGGGCTTCGCCCGGTGGATGAGCCAGGCGCTGGGGCTCGCGGAGTCCTCGCAGGACGAGGTGGAGCGCCTGTTCGGTCTGCCGCGCCAGGCGCTTCAGCGGACCACTGCCTTCGGTCTCGCCGCGCTCGCCGTCTTCGGGCTCACCTTCGGCTCCGCCGTGCAGACCACGTACGAGAAGGTCTGGGACCTGCCGGCGGCCCGCTGGCACACGATGTGGCGGCACGTCGTGTGGCTGGGGATGCTGATCGTCTACCTGATGCTCTTCGTGAGCACGCCGCTGCCCGGTGAGTCGGTGCTGTCGTTGGCCATCGGGGCGATCGGTGACCTGGCGGGCACGGTGCTGTTCTTCTGGGCGTCCCAGCGGGTCCTGCTCTGCGGACGGGTCCGCTGGCGGGCCCTGCTGCCGGGCGCTGTCGCGACCGCCATCGCACTGCTCGGGCTGCGGGTCTTCTCCCAGCTGGTCTTCTCCCCGCTGATCGCGTCGAACGCGGTGACCTACGGCCCGTTCGGCACGGTTCTCGTGGTCCAGTCCTGGCTCGTGGGCGTCGGAGTGGTCGTCTACGGCGGCGCCATCGCGGGGCGCGTCGGCCATGAGATGTGGACGAGGCGGCACCTGGCACGCAGGGGCGGGAAGCCGCAGGGGCGGCGGCCGGGCCCGCCCGCCGCGGGCCCCCCGCATCGGTGATCACCAGTGTCTGCCGCGTGGCAGCGCCGCACGCTCCGGCTGCGAGAGGTGCAGCACCTGGTAGCGGTCGCCGTCGGCCCCGGGCCGGTCGTCGGCCCACAGCGTGAGGTGCAGCAGCTCCCAGCGGCGTGGGTCGACAGCGAGCGCGGCGCAGACGACCCCGTCCAGTGCGGCGAGCCGCTCCGTCTCCCGTACGGCCTCGTCCACCAGCGGGGCGGGTGCGGCGCCCGGCGGCAGTGCGTGGCGCCGCCGGACGGCGGTGACCGGGCGGTGCCCGGCGGCGGGGCCCTCGTAGTAGGCGAGCCCCGTGGAGTGCCGTACCTCGGGCCGCCCGAAGTCGTCGACGATGCCCTGGAACCCGGGGCCCCACAGGAAGCGGTTCATGCCCTCCGGCGCCGCCCAGAGATACAGCGGCGCGTACTGGTTCACCGGCGAGTGCGCGCCGCGTTCCCGCACCAGGTACGCCTTGAGCCCGAGGCCGGGGAAGTCGTCGAGCAGATGCCCTCGGGTCGCCACCCGCTCGCGGATGATCCCCATGTCGTAGTCGGCGGGAAGCGTGATCTCGTACTGCATCACCTGCATGGCGCGCTCAGCTCCTGTCGTCGGCGGAAGGATCCAGAAGGGTGAGCAGTCCCCGCACCCCGGCGTCGAAGGCGGCCGGGGAGCCGGACGCGCGGGCCAGTACGTAGCCGCCCTGGACGGTGGCGACGATCGTCGCGGCGATGTCGGCCGGGACGAGCGCCGCGCTCAGCTCGCCGCGTTCCGTGCCCTCCTCGACGACCGACGCCAGCCGACCGCGCAGCCAGTCGAGCGTCTCTTCGACCGGTGCCCGCAGCCGGTCGTCGGCGATGACGTCCGGGTCCATGGTCAGCCGGCCGAGGGGGCACCCGCGCAGCACGTCCCGCTCGCGCAGCAGGTAGCCGGCGATGCGCTCGTACGCCGTGCCGGGGCCGTCGAGGGAGGCCGCCGCGGCCGCCCGCATCTCCTCGGCGGTGCGCCGGACGGCTGCCAGCGCCAGGTCCGGCTTTCCCGTGAAGTGGTGGTACATGCTGCCCTGGCCCGCGCCCGCGAGCTGCTGGATCGCCTTCGGGCTGGTGCCCACGTAGCCGCGTTCCCACAGCAGCTCACGAGTGGCCTCGATCAACCGCTCGGAAGTGCTCATGAGCCCACTGTACATACCAGTAGGTACAGTAGCCAGGTCCCGCAGCGAAGCAGCCGCGCGGGCCCCGCGTACTCCGCGGGTGGTACGCACACTGCCGCTGGCCGTACGACGACTCGCACCCCCTGCCGGCGGGAGCCTCGAAGCGACAAGGAAAGCGCACCGTCGCCACCCGAGG
Coding sequences within:
- a CDS encoding maleylpyruvate isomerase family mycothiol-dependent enzyme, which translates into the protein METSALIKSLVQEGQLLALAAEEAGPDAAVPTCPAWQVRHLLRHTGMVHRWATVFVAEGCTEYRPEAGEPDLDGDELLEWFREGHGLLVGALSEAPPDVSCWSFLPAPTPLHFWARRQAHETAVHRADAQSAAGGDPGEVAPEFAVDGVDELLSAFHARGKSRVRTETPRVLRVRATDTGDVWTVRLSPEPPRTGRTEEGPADCEVSGTAERLYLTLWNRLPLDAVSITGDTGLARLWREQSGITWS
- a CDS encoding SCO4225 family membrane protein — translated: MHTRLTALARLTFGNRPAQAYLALVAVAAVHVAVDTAFAQHADASFAGVWLFFLAAPAIFGLLAAGMFFGDSSAESAAFLYPALVLAVLVQALALGAFTRLLKDRTATARPRGV
- a CDS encoding MFS transporter, whose product is MPLLNKPRTVVPGGPGGDPAPAFLSRLRVALTVFFALDGFLFAGWVVRIPAIKQQTGSSASDLGLALLGVSAGAVVTMTLTGRLCRRFGSHRVTVAAAVLLSLSMALPPLTHSALALGLVLLVFGAAYGGINVAMNSAAVDLVKTMRRPVMPAFHAAFSLGGMLGAGLGGLVAGGLSPTTHLLALTGIGLLVTAAAGPVLLRHRAPAAGTPTASPAPRRLEGRTRRLVVLFGVIALCTAYGEGAMADWSALHLEQDLHAHPGLAAAGYSLFALTMTVGRLTGTAMLERFGQTRTLVLGGATAAAGMLIGALATSVWVALAGFAVAGLGLANIFPVAVGRAGELAGPGGVAAASTLGYGGMLLGPPAIGFLADWFSLPLALTTVAVLAACAAAIAYGARGAAVPGAAE
- a CDS encoding ROK family protein — its product is MNGKATTTRTRLERGRSALGPALELVHTGRAPTRAVLTAELGVTRATAGAVAAELEALGLIRVDSRPGAAAGSQGRPSHRLSVDDTGPVVLAAQVHADGFRAALVGLGGRIVATAPGCVTVQADPAQVLGEVVDAGAELLRRSGRRCVGAGLAVPSAVAEPEGTALNPLHLAWPAGAPVRDIFAERVSAAGITGPAFTGNDVNLAALAEHRHGAGRGAQHLLCVATGHRGVGGALVLDGRLHSGSSGLALEVGHLTVNPEGRPCHCGSRGCLDVETDPLAFLTAAGRNPGPEVSLLQRARDLLRGEYDDPSVRAAAEELIDRLGLGLAGLVNILNPDRIILGGLHRELLDADPDRLRAVVADRSLWGRSGGVPILACTLDHNSLVGAAELAWQPVLDDPLAALA
- a CDS encoding YhjD/YihY/BrkB family envelope integrity protein, giving the protein MRLWRKLAESPLGVGWSRGRRLELMHRAMGFAALGFLTLVPLLIVVAATDPASGQGFARWMSQALGLAESSQDEVERLFGLPRQALQRTTAFGLAALAVFGLTFGSAVQTTYEKVWDLPAARWHTMWRHVVWLGMLIVYLMLFVSTPLPGESVLSLAIGAIGDLAGTVLFFWASQRVLLCGRVRWRALLPGAVATAIALLGLRVFSQLVFSPLIASNAVTYGPFGTVLVVQSWLVGVGVVVYGGAIAGRVGHEMWTRRHLARRGGKPQGRRPGPPAAGPPHR
- a CDS encoding DUF4865 family protein; translated protein: MQVMQYEITLPADYDMGIIRERVATRGHLLDDFPGLGLKAYLVRERGAHSPVNQYAPLYLWAAPEGMNRFLWGPGFQGIVDDFGRPEVRHSTGLAYYEGPAAGHRPVTAVRRRHALPPGAAPAPLVDEAVRETERLAALDGVVCAALAVDPRRWELLHLTLWADDRPGADGDRYQVLHLSQPERAALPRGRHW
- a CDS encoding TetR/AcrR family transcriptional regulator gives rise to the protein MYSGLMSTSERLIEATRELLWERGYVGTSPKAIQQLAGAGQGSMYHHFTGKPDLALAAVRRTAEEMRAAAAASLDGPGTAYERIAGYLLRERDVLRGCPLGRLTMDPDVIADDRLRAPVEETLDWLRGRLASVVEEGTERGELSAALVPADIAATIVATVQGGYVLARASGSPAAFDAGVRGLLTLLDPSADDRS